One genomic window of Wolbachia endosymbiont (group B) of Eucosma cana includes the following:
- a CDS encoding IS3 family transposase (programmed frameshift) produces MATKKYEPELKAKIALEAIKNQKSTAEICSEYKIPSTNLYDWRDRVLARLKDLFVEESESARKQRILAQEIESLHKVIRELTVENSYLKKKFTEISKKDRVRFIEKDSDLSIRKQADLLGICRSSLYYRPIINNESEVANLIQEVYLASDCRYGYRKITAEIIASGVVVNHKKILRIMKKMKISGLYCRKRCNTSIKEKKHKIYPYLLKDLIICRVNQVWATDITYIMVEGKFIYFVAIMDLYSRYIIAHSLSPYLDAGFCLYTLKEALKQGKPEIFNSDQGVQFTSYNFIMELERANIKISMDHKGRCFDNIFVERLWRTLKQEAIYYYRPNSIRDLNLIINDFVAWYNYRRRHQTLHYKVPADLYYHKQ; encoded by the exons ATGGCAACAAAAAAATATGAACCAGAGTTAAAAGCAAAGATAGCTTTGGAAGCAATAAAAAATCAAAAAAGCACAGCTGAGATATGTAGTGAATATAAAATACCATCAACAAATCTATATGATTGGCGTGATAGAGTATTGGCAAGGTTAAAAGACCTATTTGTTGAAGAAAGTGAAAGTGCGAGAAAACAAAGAATCTTAGCGCAAGAAATAGAAAGTTTACATAAAGTAATAAGAGAATTGACAGTGGAAAATAGCTATTTGAAAAAAAAAT TTACTGAAATAAGCAAAAAAGATAGAGTAAGGTTTATAGAAAAAGATTCTGATCTGTCAATTAGGAAACAGGCTGATTTATTGGGGATTTGCAGATCTAGCCTATATTATAGGCCTATAATTAATAACGAAAGTGAAGTAGCAAATTTGATTCAAGAAGTATATTTGGCTTCTGATTGCCGTTATGGATATCGTAAAATTACTGCTGAAATCATAGCGAGTGGAGTAGTAGTCAATCACAAAAAAATCTTAAGAATTATGAAAAAAATGAAGATTAGTGGGCTGTATTGTAGAAAAAGATGTAATACAAGTATTAAAGAAAAAAAGCATAAAATATATCCTTATTTACTCAAAGATTTGATTATTTGTAGAGTTAATCAGGTATGGGCTACTGATATAACATATATTATGGTAGAAGGTAAGTTTATCTATTTTGTGGCAATAATGGACTTGTATAGTCGCTATATTATTGCTCATTCATTATCACCATATCTCGATGCTGGATTTTGCCTTTATACTCTCAAAGAAGCTCTAAAACAAGGTAAACCTGAGATTTTTAATAGTGATCAGGGGGTGCAGTTTACTAGCTACAACTTTATTATGGAATTAGAGCGTGCTAATATTAAAATCAGTATGGACCATAAAGGACGTTGCTTCGACAATATATTTGTTGAGCGCTTATGGAGAACTTTAAAGCAAGAAGCTATATATTATTATAGACCAAATAGTATCAGAGATTTAAATCTTATAATAAATGATTTTGTTGCTTGGTATAACTATAGAAGGCGACATCAGACTCTACATTATAAAGTTCCTGCTGATCTTTATTATCATAAACAGTAA
- the prfA gene encoding peptide chain release factor 1, with amino-acid sequence MDIENNLQDLKKKFSDVERNLENPTNLSQKEFVSFSKEYSELRPIIEIIDEYNVLKEEISDLEEIMKDENSESDIKELAKEELLEKQKILLPKVKAKLKLALLPKDEDDSRNAILEIRAGTGGEEAALFAAMLFRMYQKYAERRNWKFEPISISNTGIGGYKEASALINGTEVFARLKFESGVHRVQRVPETESSGRLHTSAATVAILPEVEEVDFEIEEKDLRIDVYRSSGPGGQSVNTTDSAVRVTHLPTGIVVIQQDEKSQHKNKAKALKVLRARLYEIERQKKEMERSTMRKSQIGSGDRSERIRTYNFPQSRITDHRINLTSHRLEQIIKEGELDEFIEALISRNEAERLAGGGNVTL; translated from the coding sequence ATGGATATAGAGAATAATTTACAAGACTTAAAAAAAAAGTTTTCTGATGTAGAGAGAAATCTGGAAAACCCTACCAATTTGAGTCAAAAAGAATTCGTTAGTTTTTCAAAGGAATACTCTGAACTCAGACCAATTATCGAGATAATCGATGAATATAATGTATTAAAAGAGGAAATTTCAGATTTAGAAGAAATCATGAAAGATGAGAACAGCGAGAGTGATATAAAAGAGTTAGCAAAAGAAGAACTTCTTGAGAAGCAAAAGATACTATTACCAAAAGTAAAAGCCAAGCTAAAGTTAGCGCTATTGCCAAAAGATGAAGATGACTCAAGAAATGCAATATTAGAAATTAGAGCAGGCACAGGAGGAGAAGAAGCAGCATTATTTGCAGCGATGTTATTTCGTATGTATCAAAAATATGCAGAAAGAAGAAATTGGAAGTTTGAGCCAATAAGTATTTCTAATACAGGTATAGGTGGCTATAAGGAAGCTTCTGCACTCATTAATGGAACAGAAGTTTTTGCAAGACTGAAATTTGAGTCAGGGGTGCACAGAGTACAAAGAGTGCCAGAAACTGAATCCTCAGGAAGATTGCACACTTCCGCAGCTACTGTTGCAATATTACCTGAAGTAGAAGAGGTTGACTTTGAAATAGAAGAAAAAGATTTACGCATAGATGTTTATAGATCCAGTGGTCCTGGAGGGCAATCAGTGAATACAACTGACAGCGCAGTAAGGGTCACCCACTTGCCAACAGGGATAGTTGTAATACAGCAAGATGAAAAATCGCAGCACAAAAATAAGGCTAAAGCGCTCAAAGTGTTGAGAGCAAGGCTATACGAAATTGAAAGACAAAAAAAAGAAATGGAAAGGTCAACAATGAGGAAAAGCCAAATTGGTTCTGGAGATCGCTCTGAGCGTATAAGAACTTATAACTTTCCACAATCAAGAATTACAGACCATAGAATTAATCTGACTTCACATCGATTAGAACAGATTATAAAAGAAGGTGAACTAGATGAATTTATTGAGGCATTGATTTCACGAAATGAAGCAGAAAGGTTGGCTGGAGGGGGTAACGTCACTCTTTGA
- a CDS encoding septal ring lytic transglycosylase RlpA family protein has protein sequence MIKKLAFLCLIFVLMSSCSFSNRCNHTAGHYKIGNSYTINGITYHPKYCSCYEEVGIASWYGIEDHGTITANGEVFNRHLISAAHKTLPLPCFVRVTNLENGRKLVIRVNDRGPFVEGRIIDLSEKAAQVLGLHKSGLAKVKVEYLRKRSEQLIQNTPHYKRQYEKEMQKRHPKQNNAESKGYVAFFVNAQVAKSAASKLRNQGIENVRLLFKNDQYCVKVS, from the coding sequence ATGATAAAAAAACTAGCCTTTCTATGTCTAATATTCGTTTTGATGAGTAGTTGTAGTTTTAGCAATAGGTGTAATCACACCGCAGGTCATTATAAAATTGGCAATAGCTATACAATAAATGGTATCACCTACCACCCAAAATACTGTAGCTGTTATGAGGAAGTAGGAATAGCATCGTGGTATGGAATAGAAGATCATGGCACAATTACAGCTAACGGTGAAGTGTTTAATCGTCACTTGATTTCTGCAGCACATAAGACCTTGCCCCTACCCTGCTTTGTTCGTGTTACTAATTTAGAAAATGGAAGAAAGCTTGTTATAAGAGTTAATGATAGAGGGCCATTTGTTGAAGGTAGAATAATAGACTTGTCAGAAAAAGCAGCACAAGTTTTAGGACTTCATAAGTCTGGGCTTGCGAAGGTAAAAGTCGAGTACTTAAGAAAGAGGTCAGAACAATTGATACAAAATACTCCTCATTACAAAAGGCAATATGAAAAAGAAATGCAAAAACGTCACCCAAAACAAAACAATGCAGAAAGTAAGGGATATGTAGCATTTTTTGTAAACGCTCAGGTAGCTAAATCAGCTGCATCAAAGCTTCGTAATCAAGGAATAGAAAATGTTAGATTGCTTTTCAAGAATGATCAATATTGCGTAAAAGTAAGTTAA
- a CDS encoding DnaB-like helicase C-terminal domain-containing protein has product MRSVIGSMDLNVLRKKIASICKRYSIKCIYIDYLQLLRGSGKTENRTLEVTEISRTLKNIAKDFEVPVVALSQISRRVEERQNKRPQLADLRV; this is encoded by the coding sequence ATGAGATCCGTAATAGGAAGTATGGATTTAAATGTTCTCAGAAAAAAGATCGCATCAATCTGTAAAAGATACAGCATAAAATGCATCTACATTGACTACTTGCAGCTACTCAGAGGATCAGGAAAAACGGAAAACAGAACTCTTGAGGTAACAGAAATCAGCAGAACATTAAAGAACATCGCCAAGGATTTTGAAGTTCCTGTTGTCGCGCTATCACAAATTAGTCGCAGAGTAGAAGAAAGGCAAAACAAAAGACCGCAACTAGCAGACCTGCGAGTATAA
- the argB gene encoding acetylglutamate kinase, whose amino-acid sequence MKSDESLNGKMPLKEKTEILFEVLSNIPKFVGETFIIKCSSVIISDETLLSAFAHNVVLLKQLGINPVVVHDGEYEINLVLKMLGMNDKFINGVRLTDKSTMKIIEMALCGSINKKIVQHINSAGGSAIGLCGKDGNLIKAEKISTTLRENRLNNIEKILDMGFIGRPTEINPDILFFIEESDSIPVIAPIGYGKNGETYHIDTDSTASAIALAVYASKMIILSDTDEEINKVGNGRVLIKNLKESIDCGKIKGEKFVERLMSYTKMVEECAGVVHIVDGRVPNIILDLFTENNSGISIMDD is encoded by the coding sequence ATGAAAAGTGATGAATCTTTAAATGGTAAGATGCCATTGAAGGAAAAAACAGAAATATTATTTGAAGTTCTGTCTAACATACCTAAATTTGTAGGCGAAACTTTTATCATCAAATGCAGCAGTGTAATAATCTCAGATGAAACGCTGCTTAGTGCTTTTGCGCATAATGTTGTTCTGTTGAAACAGCTTGGTATAAATCCGGTGGTAGTTCATGACGGAGAATATGAAATTAACTTAGTGTTAAAAATGCTAGGTATGAATGATAAGTTTATAAATGGTGTCAGACTTACAGACAAAAGCACTATGAAAATCATTGAAATGGCACTGTGTGGTTCAATTAATAAAAAAATTGTTCAGCATATAAATTCTGCTGGTGGTTCAGCTATTGGACTATGTGGAAAAGATGGCAACCTCATAAAAGCTGAAAAGATAAGCACTACGCTTAGGGAAAATAGATTAAATAATATTGAAAAAATACTAGACATGGGATTTATCGGTAGACCAACTGAAATCAATCCTGATATATTATTCTTTATTGAAGAATCAGATTCTATACCAGTTATTGCACCTATCGGTTATGGAAAAAATGGAGAAACATATCATATTGATACTGATAGCACTGCAAGTGCAATTGCACTTGCAGTTTACGCATCTAAAATGATAATCTTGAGTGATACAGATGAAGAAATAAACAAAGTTGGCAATGGAAGAGTCTTGATTAAAAATTTAAAAGAATCGATTGATTGTGGAAAAATTAAAGGAGAAAAATTTGTTGAAAGGCTTATGTCATATACTAAAATGGTAGAAGAATGTGCAGGGGTTGTTCACATAGTTGATGGTAGAGTACCTAACATTATACTTGATTTATTTACTGAGAATAATTCAGGTATATCAATAATGGATGATTAA
- a CDS encoding AEC family transporter, whose protein sequence is MFFTLFLKILPIYITILIGYLAGKYLKIDRNTISQILFYIANPIVILYGVSHTEVNLKVISLPILIWFIGSTMSLSVYYLSSFLFKDNTRNILAFSSGSTSMGYFGLPIAMALFDEDSVSVYVVCYIGMALFENSLGFYIAANGIYTAKECVLKLLKLPSLYAMILGFFLSIYDIQIPTFLTDVMINIRSTFITLGMVLLGVSIAQITNFKVDWKLALTTIVAKYIFWPLFVLGIVLLDKHVTGIYDESIYKALMLLAIIPISGSSIILANILNYQPDKATLLLLISTAVGLFYVPLIISLFFTKLVSF, encoded by the coding sequence ATGTTCTTTACTCTTTTTCTAAAAATATTACCTATTTACATTACAATACTTATTGGTTATTTAGCAGGAAAATACCTTAAAATTGATAGAAACACTATATCCCAAATACTCTTTTATATAGCTAATCCAATAGTGATTTTATACGGAGTATCTCATACAGAAGTTAATTTAAAAGTAATTTCTCTGCCGATTTTGATATGGTTTATAGGTAGTACTATGTCCTTATCAGTGTATTATCTTTCTTCTTTTTTATTTAAGGACAACACGAGAAACATATTAGCGTTTAGCTCGGGCAGCACAAGCATGGGTTATTTTGGTCTACCGATTGCCATGGCTTTATTTGATGAAGATTCAGTGTCTGTGTATGTTGTCTGTTACATAGGAATGGCACTATTTGAAAATAGCTTGGGATTTTATATAGCTGCAAATGGTATCTATACTGCAAAAGAATGCGTATTAAAGTTACTCAAACTTCCTTCATTATATGCGATGATTCTAGGTTTCTTTTTAAGTATATATGATATACAAATACCCACTTTTTTGACAGATGTTATGATAAATATTAGAAGTACATTTATCACATTAGGAATGGTGCTGCTTGGAGTAAGTATTGCACAAATTACAAATTTTAAAGTAGATTGGAAGCTTGCTTTGACCACTATTGTAGCAAAGTACATATTCTGGCCGTTATTTGTTTTGGGAATTGTCTTACTAGACAAGCATGTTACAGGTATATATGATGAAAGCATCTATAAAGCACTGATGTTACTGGCTATTATTCCGATTTCTGGATCCAGTATAATACTTGCTAATATTTTAAATTATCAACCAGATAAAGCTACTTTATTGCTCCTAATTAGTACTGCAGTGGGACTATTTTATGTTCCACTTATAATATCATTATTTTTTACTAAACTTGTCTCTTTTTGA
- the odhB gene encoding 2-oxoglutarate dehydrogenase complex dihydrolipoyllysine-residue succinyltransferase, producing MSKIIEIRAPKTLGGESVTEGIVKIKKNIGEAVKVDDLIFEIETDKTALELTAEASGQITEFFVKEDDVISPDQLLAKLAVGEVKEEVKKEDKGESPDKKDAPSARKIMEENAISAENVKGTGMGGRITKADVIDHMSKAEQPPVKQYESPKSVVSGERREERVKMSKIRQVIAARLKASQNTAAILTTFNEIDMKNVMDLRAKYKETFEKKYGIKLGFMSFFIKAAVQALKEIREINAEISGDEIVYKNYYDIGVAVGTDKGLVVPVIRDADQMSFAEIELTLVALGKKAREGKLQVSEMEGATFTISNGGVYGSLLSTPIINPPQSGILGMHSIQNRPVAIGSSIEIRPMMYIALSYDHRIVDGKGAVTFLVKIKNYIEDPNRLILEI from the coding sequence ATGAGCAAAATTATAGAAATCAGAGCGCCAAAAACTCTTGGTGGTGAATCAGTTACGGAAGGTATAGTAAAAATAAAGAAAAATATCGGCGAAGCAGTAAAAGTAGATGACTTGATCTTTGAAATTGAAACTGATAAAACGGCGCTAGAACTAACTGCAGAAGCTTCAGGACAAATAACTGAATTTTTTGTGAAAGAAGATGATGTAATTAGCCCTGATCAATTACTGGCAAAACTTGCTGTAGGAGAAGTAAAAGAAGAAGTGAAAAAAGAAGATAAAGGCGAAAGCCCTGATAAAAAAGATGCCCCTTCAGCTCGTAAAATTATGGAAGAAAATGCAATTAGTGCAGAAAATGTAAAAGGAACTGGCATGGGAGGCAGAATAACTAAAGCGGATGTGATAGACCATATGAGTAAAGCTGAACAACCTCCGGTAAAACAATATGAATCGCCAAAAAGTGTAGTAAGTGGAGAGAGAAGAGAAGAGCGAGTGAAAATGAGCAAAATAAGGCAAGTAATAGCTGCTCGTTTGAAAGCATCGCAAAATACTGCTGCAATACTGACCACGTTCAATGAAATTGACATGAAAAACGTCATGGATCTGAGGGCAAAGTATAAAGAAACTTTTGAAAAGAAATATGGAATAAAACTGGGTTTCATGTCGTTTTTTATAAAGGCAGCAGTGCAAGCACTAAAAGAAATTCGTGAGATTAACGCTGAGATTTCAGGTGATGAAATTGTATATAAAAATTACTATGACATAGGTGTTGCTGTTGGCACTGACAAAGGTCTTGTTGTACCAGTTATTCGTGATGCTGATCAAATGTCATTTGCTGAAATTGAACTAACTTTAGTTGCCCTTGGCAAAAAAGCACGAGAAGGTAAGCTGCAAGTATCGGAAATGGAAGGTGCAACATTTACTATCTCAAACGGTGGCGTATACGGCTCACTCCTTTCTACTCCAATAATCAACCCTCCACAATCTGGAATACTTGGCATGCACTCAATACAAAATAGACCAGTTGCTATAGGTAGCTCAATTGAAATCAGACCGATGATGTATATTGCTCTCTCTTACGATCATAGAATAGTTGACGGTAAAGGAGCAGTGACTTTCCTTGTTAAAATAAAAAATTACATAGAAGATCCAAATAGATTAATTTTGGAAATTTAA
- the ubiH gene encoding 2-octaprenyl-6-methoxyphenyl hydroxylase, whose translation MNYDVIISGGGLIGLITAIGLSNDSVSVAVIEKNSLPRTVDDNRAFAISQGSKKILEKLGIWRLLEGEAEPILDICILDGNSPFTVHYDHKMVGEEPMGYVIKSAIIWNAINNNFLHKLNIYSPRSYKTISCDEGYMEVTLDNDQKLISSLFICAEGKNSKLPELFSIPMIKFGYKQNSIVFNVKHELHHQNLAVERFFPGGPFAILPMKGGYTSSIVWTEKCEISKMLMSLSEEEFVIELKKRFGSYLGEIELEGERRFYPLSFSFARKLHKSRILLIGDAAHSIHPVAGQGLNLGMRDLESVIRQITAAKSSGIDVGSNYLLKKISRDRYFDNFTMALATDGLNRIFSNRIFCARAFGLMVVENSDFLKKRFICHAMGFM comes from the coding sequence ATGAATTACGATGTAATCATTTCAGGTGGTGGGCTAATTGGTCTTATTACTGCTATTGGCCTGAGTAATGACTCTGTATCTGTAGCCGTAATTGAGAAAAATAGTTTACCACGTACAGTTGATGATAATCGAGCATTTGCCATTTCTCAAGGATCAAAAAAAATACTAGAAAAATTAGGGATTTGGAGGCTCTTAGAAGGCGAAGCTGAACCAATACTTGATATATGCATATTAGATGGAAATAGCCCATTTACTGTGCATTATGATCATAAAATGGTCGGTGAAGAACCAATGGGTTATGTAATCAAGAGCGCTATTATATGGAATGCAATCAATAACAATTTTTTGCATAAACTCAATATATATTCTCCACGTTCCTATAAAACAATTTCTTGTGACGAAGGATACATGGAAGTTACTCTTGATAATGATCAAAAATTGATATCATCGCTATTTATCTGTGCTGAAGGTAAAAACTCTAAGCTGCCAGAGCTGTTTTCTATACCAATGATAAAATTTGGTTATAAACAAAATAGCATTGTATTTAATGTAAAACATGAACTACATCACCAAAACTTAGCTGTAGAGCGGTTTTTTCCTGGTGGTCCATTTGCAATTTTGCCAATGAAAGGTGGCTATACTTCTTCAATAGTTTGGACAGAAAAATGCGAAATTTCAAAAATGCTGATGAGCTTATCCGAAGAGGAATTTGTCATAGAACTCAAAAAAAGATTTGGTTCTTATTTGGGAGAAATTGAATTAGAGGGTGAAAGAAGATTCTATCCTTTGAGTTTTTCTTTTGCAAGAAAGCTGCATAAAAGCAGAATTTTGCTGATTGGCGATGCAGCACATTCAATCCACCCGGTTGCAGGTCAAGGACTTAACCTTGGAATGAGAGATTTAGAGAGTGTTATTAGACAAATAACTGCTGCAAAATCCTCTGGCATTGATGTTGGTAGTAACTATCTATTGAAGAAAATTTCACGTGATAGATACTTTGATAATTTTACTATGGCACTTGCAACTGATGGATTAAATAGGATATTTTCCAATAGAATATTCTGCGCTAGAGCATTTGGTTTAATGGTAGTTGAAAATTCAGATTTTCTTAAAAAACGCTTCATTTGCCACGCTATGGGATTTATGTAA
- a CDS encoding IS630 family transposase (programmed frameshift) — protein sequence MALRSKLLDEEVVKSAKEMLKKVRNNAYVSKKLNAVIAAKKYSITSVAKIYCISRKALTSWIKLLKFGREEKLFAPRSRRRKTKLNQAQLQQIEAWIEENPNITIKEMRIRIQEKFDLNISKSTVHRHMQKMKFSYITPRPVHNVQDKSKQEEFKKNLNEVIGKYPEKELFFFDESRFGTHSKVGHGWFKKGTRTRVKIKLGRHNFYLYSAVNPKNGESFSLFAPNVNTDCMNIFLEQMLQYLGTREAVLVMDCASWHKSKNLKVPKNIEIIYLPPYSPELNPVERLWLYIKQNILRNKIYSTIALLESTLCKFLTSLATSTIKQLCSVSYLTPQQ from the exons ATGGCACTCAGATCAAAATTATTGGATGAAGAAGTAGTAAAATCAGCAAAAGAGATGCTGAAGAAAGTAAGGAATAATGCATATGTTTCAAAAAAACTAAACGCTGTAATTGCAGCAAAAAAGTACAGTATAACGTCTGTAGCAAAAATATATTGCATTTCAAGAAAGGCACTAACTTCGTGGATAAAACTCTTGAAATTTGGCAGAGAAGAAAAACTGTTTGCTCCTCGATCACGCCGAAGAAAAACTAAATTAAATCAGGCTCAACTACAGCAAATTGAAGCATGGATAGAAGAAAACCCTAATATTACCATTAAAGAAATGAGAATAAGAATACAGGAAAAGTTCGACTTAAATATTAGCAAATCTACAGTACACCGCCATATGCAAAAGATGAAATTTTCATATATTACACCAAGACCAGTACACAACGTACAAGATAAAAGTAAACAAGAGGAATTC AAAAAAAATCTCAATGAAGTTATTGGAAAGTATCCTGAAAAAGAGCTATTTTTCTTTGATGAATCAAGGTTTGGCACACATTCGAAAGTTGGGCATGGATGGTTTAAAAAAGGTACTAGAACTCGGGTTAAAATAAAGTTAGGTAGGCATAATTTTTATCTCTACAGTGCAGTTAATCCTAAAAATGGAGAGAGTTTTAGCTTATTTGCACCAAATGTTAACACTGATTGCATGAATATATTTCTTGAGCAAATGTTGCAATATCTAGGGACAAGAGAAGCTGTTCTTGTTATGGACTGTGCTAGTTGGCATAAGTCAAAAAATTTAAAGGTACCTAAAAACATTGAGATTATATACCTACCTCCATATTCACCTGAACTTAATCCTGTTGAGAGGCTTTGGTTATATATAAAACAGAACATTTTGCGCAATAAAATATACAGTACTATTGCTTTGCTTGAGAGCACTTTATGCAAATTTCTTACCTCTCTTGCTACTTCTACAATTAAACAACTCTGCTCTGTTTCCTATTTGACTCCACAACAATGA
- the yihA gene encoding ribosome biogenesis GTP-binding protein YihA/YsxC, translating into MMAKQITSICSFIFGASDKKSLPDESAPEIAFAGRSNVGKSSLINLLINSKKAARVSSKPGCTRQINFYSMYNDKFRIVDLPGYGYSCASKEEAVQYLNLIEYYLIHRRNLKRVFVLIDSKVGLKEIDKDFVYWLICNNINFNIVLTKIDKVNQESLDAILENTQKWVNNEHVSIHQISIRVKHKITKVRDEFFKFTR; encoded by the coding sequence ATAATGGCAAAACAGATAACATCAATCTGCAGCTTCATATTTGGAGCTTCAGACAAAAAATCATTACCAGATGAGTCGGCTCCAGAGATTGCATTTGCTGGTAGATCAAACGTAGGAAAATCAAGTTTAATCAACTTGCTGATAAACAGCAAAAAAGCTGCAAGAGTTTCTTCTAAACCTGGATGCACTAGACAAATAAATTTTTACTCTATGTACAATGATAAGTTTAGGATTGTCGACCTACCGGGTTATGGCTATTCTTGTGCAAGCAAGGAAGAAGCAGTACAATACTTAAACCTAATTGAGTACTATCTAATTCACAGGAGAAATCTAAAAAGAGTGTTTGTGCTTATAGATAGCAAGGTAGGATTAAAAGAAATAGACAAAGACTTTGTTTATTGGTTAATATGTAATAATATTAACTTTAATATTGTGCTAACAAAAATAGATAAAGTGAATCAGGAAAGTCTAGATGCTATTCTAGAAAATACTCAAAAGTGGGTTAATAATGAACATGTATCAATTCATCAAATAAGCATTCGTGTTAAGCATAAAATCACCAAGGTAAGAGATGAGTTTTTCAAATTTACAAGATAA
- a CDS encoding multidrug effflux MFS transporter, whose translation MLLPFLLILSLIAKFIEIDISVPSFPDIVRYFNVPEGTIQLTIAYNFLGVCIGGLFFGPLSECYGRRRMMIIGNTLLLIGAVGCVFALSVSWLLISRFIQGIGVSTSVVVFAIIADSYKCNEAVKFIGIMNSIITVLIAIAPVLGSFINKIVGWRGNYASVAILCFISWVLLLFLLPETKKDRDIFSLKKMMKDYKKLLSSSKFMVLSLAQSLFSAAYMSFITCGPFLYMETFGLSSTIYALHQGAMVGSFSLISLFSSKILKKLGAIWCVISGTGVIAIGSLSLLIFSIIMPSAYYLVTLSMVIFCIGCGICQAVIFNASLNIFPEMKGTTSSAISFIRASIMAIFIGLTSYVYDGQATSVAILVFFAVVLIYCLFIVFKIWKNL comes from the coding sequence GTGTTACTACCGTTTTTATTAATTCTATCTCTAATTGCTAAGTTCATTGAAATTGATATTTCTGTACCTAGTTTTCCTGATATAGTACGCTATTTTAACGTACCGGAAGGCACAATTCAATTAACTATTGCTTATAATTTTTTAGGCGTTTGCATAGGAGGGTTATTTTTTGGTCCATTGTCTGAATGCTATGGCAGAAGAAGGATGATGATCATAGGCAACACTTTGCTACTCATCGGTGCTGTTGGCTGTGTTTTTGCGCTGTCAGTTTCTTGGCTTTTAATCTCTCGCTTTATTCAAGGCATTGGTGTTAGCACATCTGTAGTTGTGTTTGCAATTATTGCAGACAGCTATAAATGCAACGAAGCAGTAAAATTTATTGGAATCATGAATTCTATTATCACAGTTCTCATAGCAATTGCACCAGTATTAGGCAGTTTCATCAACAAAATTGTTGGGTGGCGTGGCAACTATGCAAGTGTTGCAATACTTTGTTTCATCTCTTGGGTTTTGCTGCTTTTTCTGTTACCAGAAACAAAAAAGGACCGTGATATTTTTAGTCTAAAAAAAATGATGAAAGACTATAAAAAATTATTATCAAGTTCAAAATTTATGGTGTTGTCTTTGGCACAGAGCCTTTTTTCTGCGGCTTATATGTCATTCATTACTTGTGGCCCTTTTTTGTATATGGAAACTTTTGGTTTATCCAGCACTATTTATGCGCTACATCAAGGTGCAATGGTTGGGTCTTTCTCACTAATTAGCCTGTTTTCCAGTAAGATCTTAAAGAAACTTGGAGCAATTTGGTGTGTAATTTCCGGTACAGGCGTAATTGCTATTGGATCCCTATCACTTTTAATATTCAGTATAATCATGCCCAGTGCTTACTACTTAGTAACGCTGTCTATGGTTATTTTTTGTATTGGCTGTGGAATTTGTCAAGCAGTCATTTTCAATGCATCATTAAATATTTTCCCTGAAATGAAAGGCACAACTTCTTCTGCAATTTCATTTATTAGAGCTTCTATCATGGCTATTTTTATCGGCTTAACAAGCTACGTTTACGATGGTCAAGCAACCAGTGTAGCTATTCTTGTTTTTTTTGCAGTAGTTCTAATTTACTGTCTATTTATTGTTTTCAAGATCTGGAAAAATCTATAA